A stretch of the Diorhabda sublineata isolate icDioSubl1.1 chromosome 11, icDioSubl1.1, whole genome shotgun sequence genome encodes the following:
- the LOC130450230 gene encoding sodium- and chloride-dependent glycine transporter 1-like isoform X2, with translation MKNELIDETENSTETKFEERGQWRNKTEFILSLLGYAIGIGNIWRFPYLCYRNGGGAFLVPYLLMLFLCGIPLFFLEASLGQFGSVGCTKVFNICPLFKGAGYAMIVVNLIVCTYFNTICAYPLIFLVHCFNSKLPWLDCNNPWNTNNCSEVKHYNSNTSLLKSSIVKSGIKTPADEFFHHKILQISDEVDVVGGIVWPLFIANIISWVIMYICLIRGIKSVGKVVYFTATFPFIILSILFVRGITLPGAWDGIKYYIVPEWKELGNVKVWADAAIQIFFSLGPGWGGIVNIASYNNFKNNGRLDAIIVPLANSGTSIFAGFVVFSVLGFMSHETGEPLPSVATGGPGLAFITYPEAITLLPWPQLWAILFFFMLFLLGLDSLGGMYWLQLFDWYAASISVVLICLVEVFMVGWIYGVGKFKRDIEFMIDEKLPNFWIISWKITTPLLLLFIFMMVIVFNTRIMYQKSAYPDWIVVVGWLSSVSSMICIPIYMIYKLTFLEKGTLSERIKSSLKDRNWGPAKTNDREKWENFIQNNMNLPKQNHQADSKDEHKRNIKEV, from the exons atgaagaacGAACTTATAGATGAAACTGAGAATTCTACCGAAACAAAATTCGAGGAAAGAGGACAATGGAGAAACAAAACCGAATTCATTTTGTCACTTTTAGGATACGCAATTGGAATTGGGAATATTTGGAGATTTCCATATTTATGCTATAGAAATGGTGGAG gagCATTTTTGGTACCATATTTGTTGATGTTATTTCTTTGCGGTATACCACTATTTTTCCTAGAGGCCTCTCTGGGACAGTTTGGAAGTGTTGGATGCACCAAAGTGTTCAATATATGCCCGCTATTCAAAG gTGCCGGTTACGCTATGATAGTTGtaaatttgattgtttgtaCGTATTTCAATACTATATGTGCTTATCCTCTCATTTTTTTGGTACACTGTTTCAATTCGAAGCTACCCTGGTTGGACTGCAACAATCCATGGAATACTAATAATTGTTCTGAA gTAAAGCACTATAATTCGAATACATCGTTACTAAAATCTTCAATAGTTAAATCAGGAATAAAAACTCCAGCTGATGAATTTTTCCA TCACAAAATTCTACAAATATCTGACGAAGTAGACGTTGTAGGTGGAATTGTATGGCCTTTATTCATCGCTAATATCATTTCATGGGTTATaatgtatatttgtttaataagAGGTATAAAATCAGTGGGAAAAGTTGTATATTTTACTGCAACATTTCCATTTATCATCCTTAGTATTCTATTTGTGAGAGGAATAACTCTACCAGGTGCTTGGGATGGTATTAAATACTACATAGTTCCAGAATGGAAAGAGTTAGGTAACGTTAAG GTGTGGGCTGATGCTgcgattcaaatatttttctcattggGACCAGGATGGGGAGGAATCGTGAATATAGCAAGTTATAACAACTTTAAGAATAATGGAAGATT AGATGCCATAATTGTTCCGCTCGCAAATTCGGGAACTAGTATATTTGCTGGATTTGTAGTGTTTTCAGTTTTGGGTTTCATGTCACACGAAACAGGCGAACCTCTTCCTTCTGTCGCTACTGGTGGACCCGGACTAGCGTTCATCACCTATCCAGAGGCCATCACCTTATTACCATGGCCGCAATTATGGGCTATTCTATTCTTTTTCATGTTATTTCTTCTAGGATTAGATAGTTTG GGTGGAATGTATTGGTTACAACTATTCGATTGGTACGCAGCATCTATATCAGTTGTTTTGATTTGCCTAGTAGAAGTTTTTATGGTGGGATGGATTTATGGtgttggaaaatttaaaagagATATCGAATTCATGATAGATGAAAAATTGCCCAATTTTTGGATCATCTCATGGAAGATTACAACACCATTACTCCTATTG tttatttttatgatggTTATCGTTTTCAACACAAGAATAATGTACCAGAAAAGTGCGTATCCAGATTGGATTGTTGTTGTAGGGTGGTTATCCAGTGTTTCATCAATGATATGTATTCCAATCTATATGATATATAAGCTAACTTTTCTGGAAAAGGGAACTTTATCTGAG
- the LOC130450230 gene encoding sodium- and chloride-dependent glycine transporter 1-like isoform X1, whose amino-acid sequence MKNELIDETENSTETKFEERGQWRNKTEFILSLLGYAIGIGNIWRFPYLCYRNGGGAFLVPYLLMLFLCGIPLFFLEASLGQFGSVGCTKVFNICPLFKGAGYAMIVVNLIVCTYFNTICAYPLIFLVHCFNSKLPWLDCNNPWNTNNCSEVKHYNSNTSLLKSSIVKSGIKTPADEFFHHKILQISDEVDVVGGIVWPLFIANIISWVIMYICLIRGIKSVGKVVYFTATFPFIILSILFVRGITLPGAWDGIKYYIVPEWKELGNVKVWADAAIQIFFSLGPGWGGIVNIASYNNFKNNGRLDAIIVPLANSGTSIFAGFVVFSVLGFMSHETGEPLPSVATGGPGLAFITYPEAITLLPWPQLWAILFFFMLFLLGLDSLFVQLETVIAALMDEFPHLRKRQTLVTISILLLTMCLSTIYTTNGGMYWLQLFDWYAASISVVLICLVEVFMVGWIYGVGKFKRDIEFMIDEKLPNFWIISWKITTPLLLLFIFMMVIVFNTRIMYQKSAYPDWIVVVGWLSSVSSMICIPIYMIYKLTFLEKGTLSERIKSSLKDRNWGPAKTNDREKWENFIQNNMNLPKQNHQADSKDEHKRNIKEV is encoded by the exons atgaagaacGAACTTATAGATGAAACTGAGAATTCTACCGAAACAAAATTCGAGGAAAGAGGACAATGGAGAAACAAAACCGAATTCATTTTGTCACTTTTAGGATACGCAATTGGAATTGGGAATATTTGGAGATTTCCATATTTATGCTATAGAAATGGTGGAG gagCATTTTTGGTACCATATTTGTTGATGTTATTTCTTTGCGGTATACCACTATTTTTCCTAGAGGCCTCTCTGGGACAGTTTGGAAGTGTTGGATGCACCAAAGTGTTCAATATATGCCCGCTATTCAAAG gTGCCGGTTACGCTATGATAGTTGtaaatttgattgtttgtaCGTATTTCAATACTATATGTGCTTATCCTCTCATTTTTTTGGTACACTGTTTCAATTCGAAGCTACCCTGGTTGGACTGCAACAATCCATGGAATACTAATAATTGTTCTGAA gTAAAGCACTATAATTCGAATACATCGTTACTAAAATCTTCAATAGTTAAATCAGGAATAAAAACTCCAGCTGATGAATTTTTCCA TCACAAAATTCTACAAATATCTGACGAAGTAGACGTTGTAGGTGGAATTGTATGGCCTTTATTCATCGCTAATATCATTTCATGGGTTATaatgtatatttgtttaataagAGGTATAAAATCAGTGGGAAAAGTTGTATATTTTACTGCAACATTTCCATTTATCATCCTTAGTATTCTATTTGTGAGAGGAATAACTCTACCAGGTGCTTGGGATGGTATTAAATACTACATAGTTCCAGAATGGAAAGAGTTAGGTAACGTTAAG GTGTGGGCTGATGCTgcgattcaaatatttttctcattggGACCAGGATGGGGAGGAATCGTGAATATAGCAAGTTATAACAACTTTAAGAATAATGGAAGATT AGATGCCATAATTGTTCCGCTCGCAAATTCGGGAACTAGTATATTTGCTGGATTTGTAGTGTTTTCAGTTTTGGGTTTCATGTCACACGAAACAGGCGAACCTCTTCCTTCTGTCGCTACTGGTGGACCCGGACTAGCGTTCATCACCTATCCAGAGGCCATCACCTTATTACCATGGCCGCAATTATGGGCTATTCTATTCTTTTTCATGTTATTTCTTCTAGGATTAGATAGTTTG TTTGTACAGCTCGAAACGGTCATTGCAGCTTTGATGGACGAATTTCCTCATTTAAGAAAAAGACAAACATTAGTAACTATAAGCATATTACTTCTCACGATGTGTCTGTCGACGATATATACCACGAAC GGTGGAATGTATTGGTTACAACTATTCGATTGGTACGCAGCATCTATATCAGTTGTTTTGATTTGCCTAGTAGAAGTTTTTATGGTGGGATGGATTTATGGtgttggaaaatttaaaagagATATCGAATTCATGATAGATGAAAAATTGCCCAATTTTTGGATCATCTCATGGAAGATTACAACACCATTACTCCTATTG tttatttttatgatggTTATCGTTTTCAACACAAGAATAATGTACCAGAAAAGTGCGTATCCAGATTGGATTGTTGTTGTAGGGTGGTTATCCAGTGTTTCATCAATGATATGTATTCCAATCTATATGATATATAAGCTAACTTTTCTGGAAAAGGGAACTTTATCTGAG